The DNA window CCTCCAGATCCTTCGCCGTCCGATGGCGGCTCAGGATGACGAGTGTTTGAGTGTCGCGAGAACGAGAAACCAAACACTCTTGCGAGGATTGTCCCCATCACCGGGAGGGCGAGGCTCCTGCCGAGCCGCACCGTCACGAGATGGCAGAAGGTTTGTTCAGCGGAAGATCGAAAGCCGGCTGATAGAGGATGGTTTCGTGCGACTTCACAGCGGCGTTCTACCGCTGCCCGACAGGGTGGAAAGCATGTACCTTTACACAGCTGGATACGATCAACCGGTTGCTCGGGCCCCCGGGACGCTCTCCCTCCACGGTTCTTTACGGAAGAAGGCCGGCGTTGACGACGACCAGAGTCTTTTCCCGGAGCTGTGCGAGGTAGTTCTCGAGGTCTCGCTGAAAGGAAGCGTCGCTCTCTTCTGCGCGCAACCGCTCCTTGATCTGGTCGAATGAGGGGATCTCGGAAGCGAGGCGCTCCTCGACGAAGAGGATGTGGTAGCCGAAGCGCGTCTCGATCGGCCCGACGATCGCTCCTGCGTCGGAGCGAAAAACGCCGGAATCGAGTGCGGGATTCAGCTCATTCCGTCCGACGATGCCGAGATCGCCTCCGGACGCCTTGCTCGGAGAGTCGGAGTACTCTTCGACCAACGCGGAAAAGTCCTCACCGCCCGCGGCTCGAACGAACGCTTCTTCGGCCCGAGCGGCGAGCGTGGCGCGATCATCGGGGGTTGCACCCTCCGGAACCAGGACCACGATTTCCCTGAGTCGTGCGCGCTCCGGCAGGCGGTATTGCTCCTTGTCGCGCTCGTAGCGAGCTTTGAGGTCGCGATCGGAGAGCTGGGCGCGGGAGCGGAGCTCCATGCCGAACAGCTTGTTTCCCAGAAGCGTTTCGCGGAGGCGCCTCTCCATCTGGGCCCGGGTCAGTCCCGACTGGCGAAGAGATTCTTCGAACTGCTCGTCGCTCTCGATGCCGTACTGTTGTTTGAGACGATCGATGGCCTCCTGAACCTCGGCATCGGTCACGGTGAGCTCGAGCTGATCTGCCCGATCGCGGACGAGCAACTCGCCGATCATCTCGTCGAGCAGATTCTCTTTCATCGTCTCGAGCCGCTGCTCCCGCTCGGATCCCGTGAAGATCGCCTCGATCTCCCGTCGTGCATTTTCGTAGCGAGCCTGGTACTGGGATCTCGTGATGATGCGGTCCCCGACGCGGGCGACGATTCCTTCGACGATTTCCGCGGCGGAGAGCGGGAAGGCTGCGAAGAGCAGCAGGAGGATGGCTTTTGCTCGAATGTTCATCTGGGCCTCGCTTCAGAAGACGATTGGACGGACCAATCGGTTTCGCTGGGGACGAGCAACGGCGCGCCGGATGGTTTTATTCGGATCGATCGACCGGGAAGCTGCCGGTGTAGTCGAAATCGAGCCGGTTCGGGTAGACGACCACGCGGATCGAACGCTTCGCATCATTGGTCGTTTCTGCCAGCAGGCGGCTGAGCGCCTCGCCCCGTGTCCGCGAGACGATCAACGGCCGAGTCTTTTCGACATCGAGAACCCCGGCCGGAAACTTCTCGATCATCTTGAAAATGTGAAACGTTCCCGAAGTCTCGATGACCTGGCTGACTTCTCCTGGCGAGAGATCGAAGACGGCCGATTCGAGCGTTCGGGGGAGGTCGCCGCGGCTCACCGTCCCGATGTCTCCACCGCGCTCCGCGGTGTGGGCGATGCTGTGCTCGCGAGCGGCGTCCTCGAAGGGCTTCCCGCGAGCAATCTCGGCTCGGATCCGTCTCGCTTCCTCTTCGTCACGAAGCAGAATCTGGCGAACATGAGCCCGTTCCCCCGACGTGAACTCCGCGATGTGGTCGCGGTGGTATTGTTGGATCTCCTCGTCGGACGGGTGAGGGACTCCCGCGGAGAGCTCGTCGATCAGAGCCTCGCGAAGCAGTTCGTCCCGCTTCTCCGTTTTCGAGCTGCCGGGATCGTCGAGCACTGCCGCCTCCACCCGCTCATCGTTGACGGCGAGCCCTCTGGAAGCCGCCACCTGAGAGAGCAGCGCAGTCTCGAGCATCTGATCCAGCATCGCGCTCGAGGCTTCAGGCTCGATGCGGCCGACGTCCTCGCCGATCATTCGCGCGAGATAGTGCTCGAACTCGTAGTAGGTGATGTAGCGATTGCCGACTCTGGCGATCGAGCCCTCCGGAGTCTCTTCCTTCTGACAGGAGGTCGCACCGATTGCCGCGATCAGGGCGAGGACGAGGAGAGCCGGCGTCGAGGGGCTCGATGAGAGGCGGCGGAAGCTCATGACGTTGGAAGACTTTAACCGAGAATCGACCGGAGGATTTCGTGAATCTCCCCGACGAGCTCCACCCCCGAGGCTTTTGGCTGGATTCTGAAGATTCCTGCCGGGGAGAAAGAGGCAGCCTCATTCTGCTGGACTATGTCAAAGAGCTTCTGCGGGTCGATCTTGGCCTCGGGGACGAATCGGATCGCGACGCCGTCTCCGCTTCTGAGTATCGAGGTGACGCCCGCGGTTTTCGCAAGGTTTCGAAGGCGGACGTAGTCAAAGAGGGACCGGACGCTGCGAGGCTCCGGACCGAACCGGTCGGTGACCTCCTGTGACAGCGCCTCGAGGGTTCGCTCGTCGGAGGCCGACGCGATTCGCTTGTAGAAGGTCATACGCAGATTCTCGTCGTCGATGTATTTCTCGGGGATGTAGATGTCGAGCCCGAGATCGATTCTGGTGGAGAATGCTTCCGGAAGCGGCTCGCCTTTGAGCTCCGCAACGGTCTCTTCGAGGAGCCTGACGTACATCTCGAAACCGATCGAGGCGATGTGGCCGGATTGTTCCCCTCCGAGAAGATTGCCTGCTCCGCGGATCTCGAGATCGCGAGCGGCGATGCGAAATCCGGCACCGAGAGCGGAGAACTCCTGAATGGCGGCGAGACGTCGGGTCGC is part of the Acidobacteriota bacterium genome and encodes:
- a CDS encoding SurA N-terminal domain-containing protein — its product is MNIRAKAILLLLFAAFPLSAAEIVEGIVARVGDRIITRSQYQARYENARREIEAIFTGSEREQRLETMKENLLDEMIGELLVRDRADQLELTVTDAEVQEAIDRLKQQYGIESDEQFEESLRQSGLTRAQMERRLRETLLGNKLFGMELRSRAQLSDRDLKARYERDKEQYRLPERARLREIVVLVPEGATPDDRATLAARAEEAFVRAAGGEDFSALVEEYSDSPSKASGGDLGIVGRNELNPALDSGVFRSDAGAIVGPIETRFGYHILFVEERLASEIPSFDQIKERLRAEESDASFQRDLENYLAQLREKTLVVVNAGLLP
- a CDS encoding peptidyl-prolyl cis-trans isomerase, coding for MSFRRLSSSPSTPALLVLALIAAIGATSCQKEETPEGSIARVGNRYITYYEFEHYLARMIGEDVGRIEPEASSAMLDQMLETALLSQVAASRGLAVNDERVEAAVLDDPGSSKTEKRDELLREALIDELSAGVPHPSDEEIQQYHRDHIAEFTSGERAHVRQILLRDEEEARRIRAEIARGKPFEDAAREHSIAHTAERGGDIGTVSRGDLPRTLESAVFDLSPGEVSQVIETSGTFHIFKMIEKFPAGVLDVEKTRPLIVSRTRGEALSRLLAETTNDAKRSIRVVVYPNRLDFDYTGSFPVDRSE